A region of uncultured Carboxylicivirga sp. DNA encodes the following proteins:
- the trpB gene encoding tryptophan synthase subunit beta — translation MNDLNKAQLSESVMPDKDGFFGEYGGRFVPPMLEPIMQEIADAYEKIKDDPVFKEELYYLQKHYTGRPSPVFHAQNLSKKMGGAQIYLKREDLNHTGAHKINHCLGEALLAKRMGKKKIIAETGAGQHGVALATAAALVGLECDIHMGEVDIYKEHPNVVRMKILGAKVIPATHGLKTLKEAVDSAFDAYVQDPVNQLYAIGSVVGPHPFPMMVRDFQSIIGREAKEQFQELTGKLPDNLVACVGGGSNAMGLFTAFLQDDVSIYGVEPAGTSFKTGDHAATLSLGKPGMIHGFKCYLLQDEKGEPAAVNTVASGLDYPGVGPQHSYLKDIERVKYETITDKEAIDAFIELAREEGIIPALESSHAVAYAMKLAKTLPADQTILVNLSGRGDKDIDYVVEKYGKDYGL, via the coding sequence ATGAACGATTTGAACAAAGCTCAGTTAAGCGAATCAGTGATGCCTGATAAGGATGGCTTTTTCGGTGAGTATGGAGGGCGTTTTGTGCCACCAATGCTGGAGCCAATTATGCAGGAAATTGCTGATGCGTATGAAAAAATTAAAGATGATCCGGTTTTTAAAGAAGAGTTATACTACCTTCAAAAACATTATACCGGACGACCATCCCCAGTGTTCCATGCACAAAATCTTTCAAAAAAAATGGGTGGCGCCCAAATTTACCTCAAGCGCGAAGACCTTAACCATACCGGAGCTCATAAAATTAATCACTGTTTAGGTGAAGCCCTTCTGGCAAAAAGAATGGGTAAAAAGAAAATTATTGCTGAAACAGGTGCCGGACAGCACGGTGTTGCTTTAGCTACTGCTGCTGCATTGGTTGGATTGGAATGCGATATTCATATGGGAGAGGTGGATATCTATAAAGAACACCCTAATGTGGTTCGCATGAAAATATTGGGAGCCAAGGTTATTCCGGCTACTCATGGATTGAAGACATTAAAAGAGGCGGTAGATTCTGCTTTTGATGCGTATGTTCAGGACCCTGTGAATCAATTGTATGCAATCGGATCAGTGGTAGGTCCTCATCCTTTCCCAATGATGGTCCGTGATTTCCAGTCTATTATAGGTCGTGAAGCAAAAGAACAGTTTCAGGAATTAACAGGTAAACTGCCTGATAACCTGGTTGCATGTGTGGGCGGTGGTTCCAATGCAATGGGATTATTCACAGCCTTTTTACAGGACGATGTTAGTATCTACGGAGTAGAACCTGCAGGTACCAGCTTTAAAACCGGAGATCATGCAGCTACTCTTTCGTTGGGTAAACCTGGAATGATACATGGTTTTAAATGTTATCTGTTACAGGATGAGAAAGGAGAACCAGCTGCAGTTAACACCGTTGCAAGTGGTTTGGATTATCCAGGTGTTGGACCTCAGCATTCCTATTTAAAGGATATTGAAAGGGTTAAATACGAAACTATTACAGATAAGGAAGCGATTGATGCTTTTATTGAATTAGCCAGAGAAGAAGGTATAATCCCTGCTTTGGAAAGTTCTCACGCTGTTGCTTATGCTATGAAGCTGGCTAAAACATTACCAGCTGATCAAACCATTTTAGTTAACTTATCAGGTAGAGGAGATAAGGATATTGATTATGTGGTTGAGAAATATGGCAAGGATTACGGATTGTAG